The following nucleotide sequence is from Microbulbifer sp. A4B17.
GACCTTATCAACAGCGGTAACCCGGGTATGGCTTCCGGTGGTATGGGAGACCTCCTCACCGGTATTGTTGCAGCATTGATTGGCCAGCACTTGCCGCTGGTGGAGGCTGCCCGACTGGCGGTGTGGTTACACGGAGAGGCGGGTAATCGCGCTGCCGAAGAGGGTATGCGGGGATTACTCGCTACGGATTTATTGCCCTGGATTAGACGTTTGGTAGATTGATGGCGAGTGAATTGAAATTACATTTGGCCGATGAAGCAGCCACCGTATCCGGCGGCAGCTCGCTCGGGCAGGCCTGTCTCGCGGCGGGCCTGCAACAGGGACTGACGCTGTATTTAAATGGTCAGCTGGGCGCGGGAAAGACAACTTTTTGTCGGGGGGTACTGAGGGCCTTTGGGCACGAGGGTGCGGTAAAGAGCCCCACCTACACCCTGGTGGAACCTTACGAACTTGAGGCTCACCGGGTTTACCACTTCGATCTTTATCGTCTGGGTGACCCGGAAGAGTTGGAGTTTATGGGGGTGCGGGATTATTTCTCTGCGCAGAGCTTGAGCCTTGTAGAGTGGCCCGAGCGGGGTGAGGGCATATTGCCGGCTCCAGACTTGGAAGTTGAGTTGGAAGTACCGGAAAGTGGCCGCCAGCTCAGGTTAATTGCGCACTCGCCCCAGGGTGAGCGCGTAATAGACCTGCTGCAAAAGCTGCTGCGAGCATCCTGAAAACGCCTGAACACAGGGAAATACTGATACCAATAAGCAAAGGGGCTGGGAAGTAATGAGTTTTATGTGGCGGTCTCTGTTAGTTGTCGCGCTGTGGCTGGCAGTTTTCCTGCCAGCTTCTGCGACGCAAGTGGAAGGTGTGCGCGTCTGGCGAGCACCCGACCATACGCGTCTGGTTTTTGATTTGAGCGGCCCGGCAGAGCACAAGTTATTCACCCTCAAGAGTCCCCACCGGGTGGTTGTCGACCTCTCTGATACCGAGTTGAAGGCCGAGCTGGACAAGTTGGACCTGGATAAGACGCCGATCGCGCGGGTGCGCCACGCCCGTCAGAATAAAAAAGATCTACGGGTTGTATTGGACCTAAAGCAGCAGGCCAATCCGCGCAGCTTTGCTTTGCGGCGCCATGAAAACCTGCCGGATCGATTGGTGATCGACCTTTACGACGAGGTTAAAGGCAGCGAAAAGACGCTGGAGCAGGTCAGTAGTGAACGCAATATCATTGTCGCTATTGATGCAGGGCACGGCGGGGAAGACCCTGGGGCTTCCGGTCCCGGCCGCTTGCGGGAAAAGGATGTGGTGCTGGCGATTGCCAAACAGCTGCACAAAAAGATAAACGGTGAGAAGGGCTTTACCGCCAAACTGGTGCGCACAGGGGATTACTATATTCCTTTGCGGGAACGGGTAAAAATTGGGCGAAATATGCGTGCGGACCTTTTTGTGTCGATCCACGCCGATGCCTTTACCCGTAAAGATGCCCGTGGCGCTGGGGTCTACGCGGTCTCCTCCCGGGGTGCAACCAGTGAAACCGCCCGCTTTTTGGCCGCGCGGGAAAACGAGTCCGATCTTATCGGTGGCGCCGGCAGTTTGAGCTTGGGTGATAAGGATGACACCCTTGCCGGCGTATTGCTCGACCTCTCCATGACTGCCACCATGAATGCCAGCCTGGATATCGGCGCCAGTGTGCTGTCACAGATTGGCACCGTCACTCACCTGCATAAAAAACAGGTGGAGCAGGCCAATTTCTCGGTGCTGCGTTCGCCGGATGTGCCTTCAATTTTGGTGGAGACGGGTTTTATTACCAATCCCCAGGAAGCGAAACGCCTGCGCGATCCCAGTTTCCAGCGCAAGCTGGCGCAAAAGCTCAGTGACGGTATAGTGGCGCACTTTAAGAGTCGCCCCCCGGCGGATACCTGGCTCGCCGCCAACCAGAGCGATAAGTCTCGCAACCACGTTATTGCCCGCGGGGAGACCCTTTCGGGTATCGCGGCGCGATATAATATCTCCGTCGCCGCTTTGATGAGAGCGAATGGCATCAAGAACTCCGTGATTCGAGTGGGGCAGACCCTGAGCATTCCTTCCGGCTGAGACCTCAGTGTCGAGCGGTCCTTGCAGCATTAACAGGCCAGATTCATGCACGATAAAATCCAGCAACTCTCCCCCCGCCTCGCCAACCAGATTGCCGCCGGTGAGGTAGTTGAGCGCCCGGCATCAGTAATCAAGGAGTTGCTGGAAAACAGCCTGGATGCGGGCGCTACACGGCTAGAGGTCGATGTGGAAGGCGGTGGTAGCAAGCGCATGAAAGTGCGCGATAACGGCAAGGGTATAGAGCGGGAAGACCTGCCAATGGCCCTGGCCCGCCATGCGACTTCCAAGATTCACGCTTTGGAAGATCTGGAGGCGGTGGCCACCCTGGGCTTTCGCGGCGAGGCCCTCGCCAGTATTTCCTCGGTGGCGCGTCTGGCATTGACCAGCAGCCGCGATGAAAGTGGCAAGGGGTGGCAGGTAAGTGCGGAGGGCCGCGACATGCAGGCGCAGCTCGCGCCCTCGGCTCACCCCCGTGGCACCACGGTGGATGTGCGCGACCTGTTCTTCAATACGCCCGCTCGGCGGAAATTCCTGCGCACAGAAAAAACAGAATTCAATCGCATTGATGAGACGATTAAGCGCTTGGCGCTGTCCCGATTTGATGTCTCTATCAGCCTGCGCCACAACGGCAAGGGTGTGCATAATCTGCGCGCGGGCACCGGGCGGGTGGAAATGGAGCGCCGTGTCGCCCAGGTGTGTGGGCCGGCGTTTATGCAGAATGCGCTGCATATCGATGTAGAGCGCAGCGGCCTGCGCTTGTGGGGGTGGGTTGCGGAACCTGCATTCTCGCGCTCCCAGGCCGACTTACAATTCTTTTACGTCAATGGTCGTGCTATTCGCGACAAGGTGGTCAGCCACGCGGTGCGCCGGGCGTTCGCCGATGTTTTGTACCACGGTCGCCATCCGGCATTTGTACTTTACCTGGAGCTGGACCCGGCTTCCGTCGATGTGAATGTGCACCCGACCAAACACGAAGTGCGTTTTCGCGATAGTCGCCTGGTGCATGACTTCCTGTTTGGCAGTTTGCACCGGGCCCTGGCGGATGTGCGTCCGGGGCAGAAAGAGGAAACAGAAAGCGAGCCGGAGCAGGAGCGCCAGGAACAGGTCACGGGTTTACAGGCCGGTGAATTTGCCGGGCAGCATAAAATGCCACTCAGCAATCGCCCCTCGCCCTCAAATCTGCGCGAGCAGATGAACGCTTACGGCGCTCTGCACCAACCGTATCAGGACTCATCTCCGGCGACACAACAGCCGCAGGATGCCCCTACCAGCAGGCCAGTGCCTGTGCCCCAAGCATCTTCCGGGACGACCATAGGGGCCGGTGCGGGCACTGAAAGCGAATCAGAAGTGCCGCCGCTGGGCTTTGCCCTGGCGCAGCTGCACGGGATCTATATTCTCGCGCAAAACGAGCACGGGATGGTTGTTGTTGATATGCACGCTGCCCATGAACGCATTGTCTATGAGCAGATGAAAGTGGCTTATGCGGCCGGTGGAATCCAGGCTCAGCCCCTTCTGGTTCCTGTAAGCCTGGCCGTCAGCCAGCGGGAAGCGGACTGCTTCGAGGAGCGCAGCGAGGTGTTTACCGCGCTTGGTTTCGTATTGCAGCGGGCCGGTCCGGAGACCTTACTGGTGCGCCAGGTACCCACAATGCTGCACGGCGCGGAAGTGGAACAGCTGGTGCGCGATGTACTCTCGGACCTGCTCGGCGAAGGCGACAGCGCCCGTATTGGTGAGCGTATCAACGAAGTGCTGGGGACAATGGCTTGCCATGGCTCTGTTCGCGCCAACCGACGTCTGACCATTCCGGAAATGAATGCTCTGTTGCGGGATATGGAGCGCACGGAGCGCAGTGGTCAGTGCAACCACGGTCGTCCGACCTGGACTCAGGTTAAACTGGCAGATATGGATAAGTGGTTTATGCGCGGCCAATAGTTACGCGGCAGAAGTGGGTGGTAAGTTGAATAACAGTTCGCCGGGTGATAAGCCCCGTGTAATCTTCCTGATGGGTCCAACGGCCTCCGGCAAAACGGATCTGGCCATGGCGCTCGCCGATCGTTTGCCCGTGGAGTTAATCAGTGTTGATTCCGCGCTCGTATATCGAGGCCTTGATATCGGCTCGGCCAAACCCTCAGTAGAAGAGCTAATTGCATACCCTCACCGCTTGATCGATATCTGTGACCCTTCTGAGTCTTATTCGGCAGGTCGTTTCCGCAAAGATGCGCTGAAAGCTATGGCAGAAATTACCGCTGCTGGTAAAGTGCCATTACTGGTTGGCGGAACTATGTTGTATTTCCGCGCTCTGTTGGAAGGCATGGCAAAATTGCCTGAGGCAGACGCAGCGGTGAGAGCAGAAATTGAAGCTCGCGCAGAGCGTGAAGGGTGGCCTGCATTGCATGCGGAGCTGGCCCAGGTGGATCCGCAGTTGGCAGCAGAGCTACATCCCAACCATTCGGTGCGTATCGAAAGGGGGCTGGAAGTTTACCGCCTCACAGGTGTTCCGCTTTCGCAGTTGCGTCGCGAGCAGGAAGCTGGGGGAATACAGGAGCAGTACCAGGTGTGTCAGATGGCCATTATGCCCCGCGATCGATCCCTGCTTCACCAGCGTATAGAACTGCGTTTTCGCAAGATGCTCGCAGCGGGCTTTATTGATGAAGTCCAGGGCCTGCTGGACCGGGGAGACCTGCACGAGGACTTACCGGCAATTCGCGCGGTGGGATATCGGCAAGTTTGGCAACACTTGCAAGGCCAAACCGATTACGATGATATGGTAGCCGCTGGAATTGCGGCGACGAGGCAGCTTGCCAAGCGCCAGTTAACCTGGCTGCGGCGCTGGCCAGACCTGCTAACTTTGTACACTCAGGATGAGCAAGGTGGGGTGCGTGAGAATGACGAAATATTGGCAGAAGCCTTGAAATTTCTCGCTTAAGCATCCATAACGTGGTTGGGCTATTAAACGACAAGCCCGTTCAGTCAGTTTTCACAGAGTCCGGCCTTTTCCGGCTCGCTACTACACTACTTATACGCGTATTCAACCTCAGTCGTTTTTTGATCCGCGCTCTTCGCGGGTGCGATTGCGGCCTGCATACCGCATTCAGCTTTTTGACAAGGAGAAAAAAGATGTCAAAAGGGCACAGCTTACAAGACCCTTACCTCAACGTATTGCGCAAAGAGCGTATTCCGGTTTCTATCTATCTGGTAAACGGCATCAAGCTCCAAGGGCAAATTGAATCCTTCGACCAGTTCGTGGTGTTACTCAAAAATACTGTGAGCCAAATGGTGTATAAGCACGCCATTTCTACGGTTGTTCCGTCGCGTGCAGTGCGCGTACCGCTATTGAATCCCGCAGCCCAGCACGGCGGCGAGGGTAATGGTGAAGGCGGTGAGCGCGAATCCTTTAGCTAAAAGATCCGTATCAATTTCACCTGCACCCCGTTTTGTCGGGGCGCCAGCAACTCGGTGAGCCCCTTGCAGGGCTTGCCGGTTGTTACCTCAGTCAGGGCTTATCGCGCCCTTTTCGCAATAGAGAATTCCCATTGTTTTTCGATCGACCGGAATCCGGTGAGCTTGCAGTACTGGTACACCTAGAACTCTCCGCCATCGACAGTCCCGACGACCCTCGTGAATTTGAGGAGTTGGCCCTATCTGCCGGAGCAGATCCTGTCAGTTTTATTTTCGGCCAGCGCGCCACTCCAGACCCAAAGACCTTTGTTGGCCGAGGTAAATTGGAGGAGATTCGCCAGGTGGTCAAAGATCAGGAAGCCGCCCTGGTTATCTTTGATCACACCCTGTCTCCAAGTCAGGAGCGCAATATTGAGCGCGAATTAAAGTGCCGAGTGCTGGATCGCACAGGACTTATTCTGGATATTTTTGCCCAGCGTGCGCGAACTCACGAGGGTAAGCTTCAGGTGGAGTTGGCCCAGCTCCGCCATATGGCAACGCGGCTGGTGCGAGGCTGGACCCACCTGGAGAGGCAAAAGGGTGGTATCGGCCTGCGTGGACCCGGTGAAACCCAGTTGGAGACAGACCGGCGATTGCTGCGCGCACGCATAGATTCCATCGAGAAGCGATTGGAAAAGGTACGCCGCCAGCGGGAACAGGGGCGCCGCGCGCGTTCCCGGGCAGAAATGGCCACAGTATCTCTGGTTGGCTACACCAATGCGGGCAAGTCGACCCTGTTCAATCGACTGACCGATGCAGAGGTCTATGTCAGGGACCAATTGTTTGCCACCCTCGACCCGACCATGCGCAGGGTTGAATTACCTAATGTTGGCGCCATGGTATTGGCTGATACTGTGGGATTTGTCTCCCACTTGCCGCACAAGCTGGTAGAGGCCTTCCGTGCAACACTAGAAGAGGCGGCTAGTGCGACGTTACTCCTGCATGTGGTCGATGCTGCGGCAGATGATAGATTACACCTGATGGAAGAGGTGCAAACGGTTCTGGAGGAGATTGATGCCTCGGAGCTGCCGCAACTGGTTGTATACAACAAGATTGATCTCCTGGCAGATTTTGAGCCGCGCGTAGACCGGGATGAGGAGGGCGTACCTCGGGCAGTTTGGCTCTCTGCGGCAACTGGAGCGGGCTGCGAGCTTTTGATCGAAGCTATTGCCGAGCGCCTGGGGGAGCAGATGGTGCGGGGGCAACTGGTGATAAAACCCCACCAGTCCCGACTGCGAGCACAGCTGTTTGAGATCAATGCGGTGCAGTCTGAGGTCTATCGGGATAACGGTGACTGCGAACTGCAAGTACTGTTGCCACGCAGTGATTTCCAGCGTTTGCTGGCGCCACATATCGCCGGCGATGATGCGCCGGAATGGCTACCGGAAGAACCAGTTGCCGAGTAACCGTTGTATAAATACTGACTTTTAAATTCAGGTCATATAGTCGCCTGTAGTCGAATTTACTTGGAGTTAGTCTCCGCAGACTGCCCACTTGCCTCAGGGCAGGCCCTGCCGGCGATATTTTGTCGGCAATGGATGCTAGAATCCGCCGAAGAGAAAGATTAAGTGATCATAGTTGGAGTAAGTTAAATGGCCTGGAATGAGCCGGGTGGTAACAACAAAGACCCCTGGGGTGGTGGCGGTAACCGCAATAACGGAGGCCCGCCCGATCTCGATGAACTACTGCGAAAAATTCAGCAGCGACTAAGTGGCCTTTTTGGCGGTGGCGGCAGTGGCCCAAGTGGCGACTCTGTCAAATTCCCTTGGGTGCTGGTTATTGGCCTGGCCGTATTGATCTACGGTGGACTGGGTATTTACCAGGTTAACGCTAATGAGCAGGCGGTTGTTTTGCGCCTGGGTAAATACCATTCCACGGAATCTGCCGGTCTACACTGGAACCCGCCGCTTATTGATACCGTGACCAAGGTCAATATGACCGAGGTGCGTACTGAGCGCACTACCGGCCAGATGCTGACTGAAGACGCGAATATTGTAGAGGTGGTGCTTACCGTACAGTGGCAGGTCGGAGATGCAGAATCTTTTGTACTGCGCGTTCGCGATCCGGTTAAGAGCCTGCAGGAAGCAACTGATAGCGCCCTTCGCCATGTAGTGGGCTCTCTCACCTTAAACGGTGTGATTTCCCAAAACCGGACTCAGGTATCCACTGATACTCAGCAGCGTCTGCAGGAATACCTGGACCTATACCAGACTGGTATTCGCATTGATGTGGTTAACTTGACTGATGCGAAGGCGCCACGTGAAGTGCAGGATGCGTTTGACGATGTAACCAAGGCCCGTGAGGACGAGGTGCGTCTACAAAATGAGGCCCAAGCCTACGCCAATGAAAAAATCCCCGTAGCCCGAGGTCAGGCACAGCGAATTATCGAAGAGGCTGAGGCATACAAGGCTCGCGTCGTCGAGAGTGCTCGAGGTGAAGCTGTGCGCTTCGAGAAACTGCTGACTGAGTACGAGCGTGCCCCGGAAGTTACCCGTGAGCGTCTCTACCTGGATGCGGTGCAGGATGTGATGTCCAGTACCTCCAAGGTGATGGTGGATGTCGAGGGTGGCAACAACATGATGTATCTGCCTTTAGATAAGTTGACGCAAGGGGGCGCAGGTGCGGTGCGAGCGGCCCAAAGCCAGGACACCTCGCCTGTAATGATTGAGGAAGTCTATCAGCGTATTGTTGAGCGCTTGCGCCAGGATGCCGCCAGCAACCGTCGCAGTCAGACTATTCGCTAGGAGGGGATGATATGAATAACAAAACACTGGGTATTATTGTTGTCATCCTGCTTGGCGTACTGGTCCTTTCTTCCAGCGCCTTTGTAGTAAAAGAGACTGAAAAAGCCGTGTTGCTGCGCTTCGGTGAGCTGGTGCGTACCTACACCGAGCCGGGTCTCTACTTCAAAATTCCTTTTGCGGAAAGGTTGCGCAAGTTTGACGCGCGTATTCAAACGGTGGATTCCAGCCCCGTGCGCATGCTCAACAGTGAAAACAAGTTCATGATGGTTGATTCATACGCGAAGTATCGAATCTCCGATGTGGATAAGTTTTACATTGCCACTCGCGGTGATGAGCGCAATGCGGTGCGTCTGCTGTCAGAGCAAATCAATGACCGCCTGCGTAACCAGTTTGGTGTGCGCGATCTGCACGAAGTGGTCAGTGGTGAGCGCGACGAGCTAATGTCTGAGATCACCAAAAACCTGAATCAGGTCGCTCAAAAGAACCTGGGTGTGGAAGTGATTGATGTACGGGTTAAGCGCATCGACCTGCCGCCAGAAGTTTCCGAGTCCGTTTTCCAGCGTATGCGCGCCGGTCGTGAGCTGGAAGCGCGGGATCACCGCGCGAAAGGTGAAGAGGCCAGTGAGCGTATCAAGGCCAACGCGGATCGCCAGAAGGTGGTGATTGAGTCCGAGGCCTACCGTCAGGCCGAAGAGCTGCGCGGTGCAGGTGATGCGGAGGCGGCGGCTATTTACGCTGCGGCCTACAGCAAGAACCCCGAGTTCTATCGTTTTACCCGCAGTCTGCAGGCTTACAAGGAGTCCTTCCGGAGTAAGTCGGATATGCTGCTGGTCGATCCGGATAGCGAATTCTTCCGCTACCTGAAAGACCCGAAGGGAGAGTAGGGCTTAGAATCGCCTACAGCACCGGCCACCCAGTGCTGCAGGCGTCGGGTTAGTTTTAATAACCCTACCTTCCTGTCAGCACTTGATGCTAAAATCACGCAAACCGGGCCCAGCCCGGTTTTTTTGTGGGAAGTGCTGCGGCTTATTTGTGGGAAGCGCTGTAGCACCGCAATTTCTTGCTGACGAATTCATTTCATCATGACTCAAGCCGATCGCTGGATGTTACCGGATGGCATTGCAGAAATTCTGCCTGCCGATGCCGTCCAATTGGAGACTCTGCGCCGCCAACTACTGGACCTCTACCATTGCTGGGGGTACGAGCTGGTGATACCGCCGATGTTGGAATTTACCGAGTCCCTTTTGATTGGGATGGGACATGATGTGGATCTGAGCACCTTTAAGGTCACCGACCAGATGTCTGGTCGCACCTTGGGAATACGTGCGGATATGACTCCGCAAACTGCTCGAATCGATGCCCATAGCTTCCCTCGCCGAGGCGCCAACCGCCTCTGCTATGCCGGGCAGGTGGTGTACACCAAGCCGCGAACCCCAATGGGCTCGCGTGCGCCGATACAGGTCGGTGCCGAACTGTTTGGTGTCGATAACCTCAGTGCAGATCTCGAGGTGATCTCACTGATGCTGCAAAGCCTGCAGGTTGCCGGTATCAGCCAGGTGCACCTGGACCTGGGTCACGTAGCTATATACCAAAGCCTGGTTGAAGCGGCGGGGCTCAATGATGAGCAACGCAGTGACCTGTCGGCGATGCTGCAGAGCAAAGCGACCGCAGATCTGTGTGAGTGGGTTGAAGAGAATGTCGTCGATCAGAAAGCTGCAGAGTGGCTGAAGGCCCTGCCGGGGCTGGTCGGTGATCGGGAATGCCTGGACAGAGCTCGCGAACTCTTTTCTGCGGCCCCTCAAAACCTGTTGGCGGCGGTCTCCGACCTGACGCAGGTAGCTGAGGCCCTGAGTGAGCGCTACCCAGAGGTAACGCTGTTTTTCGACTTGAGTGAAGTGCGTGGCTACGACTACGAGACGGGCCTGGTATTCGCCGCCTATACACCGGGTCATGGCCAAGCCTTAGCTAACGGTGGGCGCTACAACGGTATCGGTGCTGTGTTTGGGCGCGACCGCCCGGCAACGGGCTTCAGTAGTGACCTGGTGGCATTGAGTAACCTGGGTAGCGCCACTGTCGACGAGCGCGCTGCAATATTGGCACCAGATGTGTCTGGTTCCATGGGCGCTGAATTGTGGAAGGTGATTCACGATCTGCGGAGTCGCGGTGAAGTGGTTATCACTGCCCTCGCCAATGGCGCCGATAGTGAACTGGATTCCCGCTGTGACCGAGAGTTGGTTACAGAGGGCGATTCGTGGGTGGTTAAACCACGAGACTGATTTTTCGGGCGCAGTGGATGTGCCTATTATTCCGCGGGCCAGCCCGCAGACATCCATTTATGTGGGGCCCCGGCTCCTGCAGAGAAAAACCTGAGTTTAGAGATTTATACAGATGGGCAAGAACGTAGTAGTACTGGGTACCCAGTGGGGCGATGAAGGCAAGGGCAAAATTGTCGACTTGCTAACCGAACAGGTCTCGCTGGTAGTGCGTTTCCAGGGCGGTCACAATGCGGGCCACACCCTGGTAATCGATGGCGAAAAAACCGTACTGCACCTGATTCCCTCCGGCATCCTGCGCCCCAGCGTTACCTGCCTTATCGGCAATGGTGTGGTGCTCTCTCCCGAAGCGCTGCTGAAAGAGATGGCTGAGCTGGAAGAGCGCGGCGTACCCGTGCGCGAGCGACTGCGTCTGTCGCCGGCTTGCCCGCTGATTTTGCCCGTTCATGTTGCCCTCGACCAGGCTCGAGAAAAAGCACGTGGCGCCAAAGCAATCGGTACAACTGGTCGCGGCATTGGTCCCGCTTACGAAGATAAAGTAGCGCGCCGAGGCTTGCGTCTGGGTGATTTGTGTAACTGGGATAACTTCTGCAACCAGCTGAAAGAGCTGATTGATTACCACAACTTCGCCCTGACCGAGTACTACAAAGTTGATCCGGTCAGTTACGAAGATACCGTTGAGCAGGCCAAGATCTGGCGCGATCAACTGGTGCCGATGATCACCGACGTGGCGGATCATCTGCACAAAGCGCGCGAGAACGGTGAGCATATTCTGTTCGAAGGTGCCCAGGGCTCCCTTCTGGATATCGATCACGGTACCTATCCATTCGTGACTTCCTCCAACACTACTGCCGGCGGTACTGCCACTGGTTCCGGTTTTGGCCCCCTGTATCTGGATTATGTGCTGGGTATTACCAAGGCCTACACCACCCGTGTCGGTGGCGGTCCCTTCCCGACCGAACTGGATTGCGAAGTTGGTCGCCACCTGGGTGAAAAAGGTCACGAGTTCGGCGCTACGACTGGTCGGCAGCGCCGCACCGGTTGGTTTGATGCGGTTGCTGTGCGCCACGCGATCCGCATCAACAGTATCTCCGGTCTGTGTCTGAC
It contains:
- a CDS encoding adenylosuccinate synthase, with the translated sequence MGKNVVVLGTQWGDEGKGKIVDLLTEQVSLVVRFQGGHNAGHTLVIDGEKTVLHLIPSGILRPSVTCLIGNGVVLSPEALLKEMAELEERGVPVRERLRLSPACPLILPVHVALDQAREKARGAKAIGTTGRGIGPAYEDKVARRGLRLGDLCNWDNFCNQLKELIDYHNFALTEYYKVDPVSYEDTVEQAKIWRDQLVPMITDVADHLHKARENGEHILFEGAQGSLLDIDHGTYPFVTSSNTTAGGTATGSGFGPLYLDYVLGITKAYTTRVGGGPFPTELDCEVGRHLGEKGHEFGATTGRQRRTGWFDAVAVRHAIRINSISGLCLTKLDVLDGLEEVKVCVGYRNSAGEEVPVPFDAAGWEGVEPVYESMPGWTENTFGVRREADLPANARAYIARIEELVGAPVDIVSTGPDRNETIVRESSALCEMGIHNASV
- the miaA gene encoding tRNA (adenosine(37)-N6)-dimethylallyltransferase MiaA — protein: MGPTASGKTDLAMALADRLPVELISVDSALVYRGLDIGSAKPSVEELIAYPHRLIDICDPSESYSAGRFRKDALKAMAEITAAGKVPLLVGGTMLYFRALLEGMAKLPEADAAVRAEIEARAEREGWPALHAELAQVDPQLAAELHPNHSVRIERGLEVYRLTGVPLSQLRREQEAGGIQEQYQVCQMAIMPRDRSLLHQRIELRFRKMLAAGFIDEVQGLLDRGDLHEDLPAIRAVGYRQVWQHLQGQTDYDDMVAAGIAATRQLAKRQLTWLRRWPDLLTLYTQDEQGGVRENDEILAEALKFLA
- the hflK gene encoding FtsH protease activity modulator HflK; amino-acid sequence: MAWNEPGGNNKDPWGGGGNRNNGGPPDLDELLRKIQQRLSGLFGGGGSGPSGDSVKFPWVLVIGLAVLIYGGLGIYQVNANEQAVVLRLGKYHSTESAGLHWNPPLIDTVTKVNMTEVRTERTTGQMLTEDANIVEVVLTVQWQVGDAESFVLRVRDPVKSLQEATDSALRHVVGSLTLNGVISQNRTQVSTDTQQRLQEYLDLYQTGIRIDVVNLTDAKAPREVQDAFDDVTKAREDEVRLQNEAQAYANEKIPVARGQAQRIIEEAEAYKARVVESARGEAVRFEKLLTEYERAPEVTRERLYLDAVQDVMSSTSKVMVDVEGGNNMMYLPLDKLTQGGAGAVRAAQSQDTSPVMIEEVYQRIVERLRQDAASNRRSQTIR
- the mutL gene encoding DNA mismatch repair endonuclease MutL, which produces MHDKIQQLSPRLANQIAAGEVVERPASVIKELLENSLDAGATRLEVDVEGGGSKRMKVRDNGKGIEREDLPMALARHATSKIHALEDLEAVATLGFRGEALASISSVARLALTSSRDESGKGWQVSAEGRDMQAQLAPSAHPRGTTVDVRDLFFNTPARRKFLRTEKTEFNRIDETIKRLALSRFDVSISLRHNGKGVHNLRAGTGRVEMERRVAQVCGPAFMQNALHIDVERSGLRLWGWVAEPAFSRSQADLQFFYVNGRAIRDKVVSHAVRRAFADVLYHGRHPAFVLYLELDPASVDVNVHPTKHEVRFRDSRLVHDFLFGSLHRALADVRPGQKEETESEPEQERQEQVTGLQAGEFAGQHKMPLSNRPSPSNLREQMNAYGALHQPYQDSSPATQQPQDAPTSRPVPVPQASSGTTIGAGAGTESESEVPPLGFALAQLHGIYILAQNEHGMVVVDMHAAHERIVYEQMKVAYAAGGIQAQPLLVPVSLAVSQREADCFEERSEVFTALGFVLQRAGPETLLVRQVPTMLHGAEVEQLVRDVLSDLLGEGDSARIGERINEVLGTMACHGSVRANRRLTIPEMNALLRDMERTERSGQCNHGRPTWTQVKLADMDKWFMRGQ
- a CDS encoding N-acetylmuramoyl-L-alanine amidase, which codes for MSFMWRSLLVVALWLAVFLPASATQVEGVRVWRAPDHTRLVFDLSGPAEHKLFTLKSPHRVVVDLSDTELKAELDKLDLDKTPIARVRHARQNKKDLRVVLDLKQQANPRSFALRRHENLPDRLVIDLYDEVKGSEKTLEQVSSERNIIVAIDAGHGGEDPGASGPGRLREKDVVLAIAKQLHKKINGEKGFTAKLVRTGDYYIPLRERVKIGRNMRADLFVSIHADAFTRKDARGAGVYAVSSRGATSETARFLAARENESDLIGGAGSLSLGDKDDTLAGVLLDLSMTATMNASLDIGASVLSQIGTVTHLHKKQVEQANFSVLRSPDVPSILVETGFITNPQEAKRLRDPSFQRKLAQKLSDGIVAHFKSRPPADTWLAANQSDKSRNHVIARGETLSGIAARYNISVAALMRANGIKNSVIRVGQTLSIPSG
- a CDS encoding ATP phosphoribosyltransferase regulatory subunit, whose product is MTQADRWMLPDGIAEILPADAVQLETLRRQLLDLYHCWGYELVIPPMLEFTESLLIGMGHDVDLSTFKVTDQMSGRTLGIRADMTPQTARIDAHSFPRRGANRLCYAGQVVYTKPRTPMGSRAPIQVGAELFGVDNLSADLEVISLMLQSLQVAGISQVHLDLGHVAIYQSLVEAAGLNDEQRSDLSAMLQSKATADLCEWVEENVVDQKAAEWLKALPGLVGDRECLDRARELFSAAPQNLLAAVSDLTQVAEALSERYPEVTLFFDLSEVRGYDYETGLVFAAYTPGHGQALANGGRYNGIGAVFGRDRPATGFSSDLVALSNLGSATVDERAAILAPDVSGSMGAELWKVIHDLRSRGEVVITALANGADSELDSRCDRELVTEGDSWVVKPRD
- the hflX gene encoding ribosome rescue GTPase HflX, which encodes MFFDRPESGELAVLVHLELSAIDSPDDPREFEELALSAGADPVSFIFGQRATPDPKTFVGRGKLEEIRQVVKDQEAALVIFDHTLSPSQERNIERELKCRVLDRTGLILDIFAQRARTHEGKLQVELAQLRHMATRLVRGWTHLERQKGGIGLRGPGETQLETDRRLLRARIDSIEKRLEKVRRQREQGRRARSRAEMATVSLVGYTNAGKSTLFNRLTDAEVYVRDQLFATLDPTMRRVELPNVGAMVLADTVGFVSHLPHKLVEAFRATLEEAASATLLLHVVDAAADDRLHLMEEVQTVLEEIDASELPQLVVYNKIDLLADFEPRVDRDEEGVPRAVWLSAATGAGCELLIEAIAERLGEQMVRGQLVIKPHQSRLRAQLFEINAVQSEVYRDNGDCELQVLLPRSDFQRLLAPHIAGDDAPEWLPEEPVAE
- the hflC gene encoding protease modulator HflC, which codes for MNNKTLGIIVVILLGVLVLSSSAFVVKETEKAVLLRFGELVRTYTEPGLYFKIPFAERLRKFDARIQTVDSSPVRMLNSENKFMMVDSYAKYRISDVDKFYIATRGDERNAVRLLSEQINDRLRNQFGVRDLHEVVSGERDELMSEITKNLNQVAQKNLGVEVIDVRVKRIDLPPEVSESVFQRMRAGRELEARDHRAKGEEASERIKANADRQKVVIESEAYRQAEELRGAGDAEAAAIYAAAYSKNPEFYRFTRSLQAYKESFRSKSDMLLVDPDSEFFRYLKDPKGE
- the tsaE gene encoding tRNA (adenosine(37)-N6)-threonylcarbamoyltransferase complex ATPase subunit type 1 TsaE, with protein sequence MASELKLHLADEAATVSGGSSLGQACLAAGLQQGLTLYLNGQLGAGKTTFCRGVLRAFGHEGAVKSPTYTLVEPYELEAHRVYHFDLYRLGDPEELEFMGVRDYFSAQSLSLVEWPERGEGILPAPDLEVELEVPESGRQLRLIAHSPQGERVIDLLQKLLRAS
- the hfq gene encoding RNA chaperone Hfq; this translates as MSKGHSLQDPYLNVLRKERIPVSIYLVNGIKLQGQIESFDQFVVLLKNTVSQMVYKHAISTVVPSRAVRVPLLNPAAQHGGEGNGEGGERESFS